From a single Clostridium isatidis genomic region:
- the atpA gene encoding F0F1 ATP synthase subunit alpha, whose amino-acid sequence MHINPEEITSIIRKEIERYEEKVETVDSGTIVQVGDGIARVYGLDDCMQGELLEFPNNVYGMALNLEQDNVGCVLLGPEDEIKEGDIVKRTNKIVEVPVGEALLGRVVNSLGEPIDGKGPINNSGYRPIEVPAPSIIDRSSVNEPLQTGIKAIDSMIPIGKGQRELIIGDRQTGKTAIAIDAIINQKGKDVICIYVAIGQKQSTVAHIVNTLDKAGALDYTIVVSGTASESAPLQYLAPYAGCSMGEYFMHDGKDVLIIYDDLSKHAVAYRTMSLLLRRPPGREAYPGDVFYIHSRLLERAAKLSEENGGGSLTALPIIETLAGDVTAYIPTNVISITDGQIFLDADLFRAGQRPAVNAGISVSRVGGNAQTKAMKQVSGTLRLELAQYRELEAFAQFGSDLDKDSKKRLEKGKRLVEVLKQNQYEPMPVEKQIVILYAAVKDFLSDIKVNAIRKFEREFLEYLDTYYRDLLKKIRNDKVLNDEIKLELEKAIIEFKKIFLQDA is encoded by the coding sequence ATGCACATTAATCCTGAAGAAATTACTTCCATAATTAGGAAAGAAATAGAAAGATATGAAGAAAAGGTTGAAACAGTAGATTCAGGAACAATAGTTCAAGTTGGTGATGGTATAGCAAGAGTTTATGGATTAGATGATTGTATGCAGGGAGAACTATTAGAATTTCCTAACAATGTTTATGGAATGGCTCTAAATTTAGAACAAGATAATGTTGGTTGTGTTTTACTTGGACCTGAAGATGAAATCAAAGAAGGAGATATAGTAAAAAGAACTAATAAAATTGTAGAAGTTCCTGTAGGAGAGGCACTTCTTGGTAGAGTTGTAAATTCATTAGGTGAACCTATTGATGGTAAGGGACCAATAAATAATTCAGGCTATAGACCAATAGAAGTACCAGCACCAAGTATTATAGATAGAAGTTCAGTAAATGAACCGCTGCAAACAGGTATAAAGGCAATTGATTCCATGATACCTATTGGTAAGGGACAAAGAGAACTTATAATAGGAGATAGACAAACAGGAAAAACTGCAATTGCAATAGATGCTATAATAAATCAAAAAGGAAAAGATGTAATTTGTATTTATGTTGCAATAGGACAAAAACAGTCAACTGTAGCACATATAGTAAATACCTTAGATAAAGCTGGTGCACTAGATTATACAATAGTAGTTAGTGGTACAGCATCAGAATCTGCACCTCTACAATACTTAGCGCCATATGCTGGATGCAGTATGGGTGAATATTTTATGCATGATGGAAAAGATGTTCTAATAATATATGACGATCTATCTAAACATGCAGTAGCTTATAGAACAATGTCATTATTATTAAGAAGACCACCAGGTAGAGAAGCATACCCGGGAGATGTTTTCTATATTCATTCAAGACTTTTAGAAAGAGCAGCAAAGCTTTCAGAAGAAAATGGTGGAGGCTCATTAACAGCCCTTCCAATTATAGAAACACTAGCAGGAGATGTTACAGCATATATACCAACTAATGTAATTTCAATAACAGATGGACAAATATTTTTAGATGCAGATTTATTTAGGGCTGGACAAAGACCTGCAGTAAATGCTGGTATTTCCGTATCAAGAGTTGGAGGAAATGCTCAAACAAAGGCTATGAAACAGGTATCAGGTACATTAAGATTAGAACTTGCTCAGTATAGGGAACTAGAAGCTTTTGCACAATTTGGATCAGATTTAGATAAGGATTCTAAAAAGAGATTAGAAAAAGGTAAAAGACTTGTTGAAGTATTAAAGCAAAATCAATACGAACCAATGCCGGTAGAAAAGCAAATAGTTATATTATACGCAGCAGTTAAGGACTTTTTATCTGATATAAAAGTAAATGCTATAAGAAAATTCGA
- a CDS encoding F0F1 ATP synthase subunit delta — protein MYEYLDRRYALALYDIAEKKGNVDKYIQDLKDINELIENNAELKEVIKHPQISTKQKKKTFISIFKGKIDEELLTFLLLLIEKDRILFLKEKIIQLEKIQLERKNTIKGIVKTTIPLTDKERNELVTKLEKKYNKAIILEEIIDPSILGGIYLRIDNDVIDGTVRSKLNGIKQLVTRRE, from the coding sequence ATGTATGAATATTTAGACCGTAGATATGCTTTAGCCCTTTATGATATAGCAGAAAAAAAAGGCAATGTGGACAAGTATATCCAAGACCTAAAGGATATAAATGAACTTATAGAAAATAATGCGGAACTTAAAGAAGTAATTAAGCATCCACAAATAAGTACAAAACAAAAGAAAAAAACCTTTATTAGTATTTTTAAAGGAAAAATAGATGAAGAATTACTGACATTTTTATTATTGTTAATAGAAAAAGACAGAATTTTATTTTTAAAAGAAAAAATTATTCAATTGGAAAAAATACAGTTAGAAAGAAAAAATACTATCAAAGGAATTGTAAAAACAACTATCCCTCTTACTGACAAAGAAAGAAATGAATTAGTTACAAAGTTAGAAAAAAAGTATAACAAGGCAATAATTTTAGAGGAAATAATTGATCCTAGCATTCTAGGAGGAATTTATTTAAGAATTGATAATGATGTTATTGATGGAACAGTTAGATCTAAATTAAATGGAATAAAGCAATTAGTTACTAGAAGAGAATAG
- a CDS encoding F0F1 ATP synthase subunit B yields the protein MSINPSTLIATIINFVILYLILKKFFFAKIAAIIEEREELINEKLDNAEEEITKARILAIENEKILKKAREEGKLITQQEKAKADKIYHEIIEEANEEAKVIILRARKEIAREREKAEAQLKTQVVDLAMELAEKIIEKNIDEDKNRELIEDFITKVGNS from the coding sequence ATGAGTATAAACCCAAGCACCCTTATAGCAACAATAATAAACTTTGTGATTTTATATTTAATACTTAAAAAGTTTTTCTTTGCAAAAATTGCTGCAATTATTGAAGAGAGAGAGGAATTAATAAACGAAAAATTAGATAATGCTGAAGAAGAAATTACAAAGGCTAGAATACTTGCTATAGAGAATGAAAAAATTCTAAAGAAAGCTAGAGAAGAAGGTAAGTTGATAACTCAACAAGAAAAGGCTAAAGCTGATAAAATTTATCATGAAATAATAGAAGAAGCAAATGAAGAAGCTAAAGTAATAATACTTAGAGCCAGAAAGGAAATCGCTAGGGAAAGAGAAAAAGCAGAAGCTCAGTTAAAAACTCAAGTTGTTGATTTAGCTATGGAATTAGCTGAAAAGATTATTGAAAAAAATATAGATGAAGACAAGAATAGAGAACTTATTGAGGACTTCATTACAAAGGTAGGTAATTCATAA
- the atpE gene encoding ATP synthase F0 subunit C, translating into MEMRALGAAIAVLVGIGAAIGIGNATAKAVEGIARQPEASGKITTALMLGSAFAEATAIYGLLVSILLIFVGIK; encoded by the coding sequence ATGGAAATGAGAGCACTTGGAGCAGCAATAGCAGTACTAGTAGGTATAGGAGCTGCAATTGGAATTGGAAATGCAACAGCAAAAGCAGTAGAGGGAATAGCGAGACAACCAGAAGCTAGTGGAAAGATAACTACAGCTTTAATGCTAGGTTCAGCTTTTGCAGAAGCAACAGCTATTTATGGATTATTAGTTTCAATACTTTTAATATTTGTAGGTATAAAATAA
- a CDS encoding F0F1 ATP synthase subunit A: protein MEQLEPIWSFSLGPITIDIVPEIVIQWAIMLIIILLALWTTRDLKIRPSKKQATVELLYEKLRDVLVANMGEKNLELMPFIGTLFIFLLIMNLMGLTGLPIPTKNFSVTVGLGLITFFMVQYYPIKKHGLKKYFVAYAKPTWIITPINILERIMLPISLALRLFGNILAATFLVELCYEALHGLSFFAQLVIPVPLHAYFDIFDGAIQTIIFVMLTMINIKITAEHSNPEEEH from the coding sequence TTGGAGCAGTTGGAACCTATTTGGTCATTTTCTCTTGGTCCTATAACTATAGACATTGTTCCTGAAATAGTAATACAATGGGCTATTATGTTAATTATAATTTTACTTGCATTATGGACAACTAGAGATTTAAAAATTAGGCCAAGTAAGAAACAAGCTACTGTAGAACTATTATACGAAAAATTAAGAGATGTATTAGTTGCAAACATGGGAGAGAAAAATTTAGAATTAATGCCCTTTATAGGAACATTATTTATATTTTTATTGATAATGAATCTTATGGGATTAACAGGGTTGCCTATACCAACTAAAAATTTTAGTGTTACAGTAGGATTAGGTTTAATAACCTTTTTTATGGTGCAATATTATCCAATAAAAAAACATGGCTTAAAGAAATATTTTGTTGCTTACGCAAAGCCAACATGGATAATTACACCGATAAATATACTAGAAAGAATAATGCTCCCAATATCATTAGCATTAAGATTATTTGGTAATATATTAGCAGCTACTTTCCTAGTAGAGTTATGTTATGAAGCTTTGCATGGATTAAGTTTCTTTGCTCAATTAGTAATACCAGTACCATTACATGCATATTTTGATATATTTGATGGAGCAATACAAACAATCATATTTGTTATGCTTACAATGATAAATATAAAAATAACAGCAGAACATTCAAACCCAGAAGAAGAACATTAA
- the wecB gene encoding non-hydrolyzing UDP-N-acetylglucosamine 2-epimerase, producing the protein MEKKKIITIFGTRPEAIKMAPLVKELEKREGIVSKVCVTAQHREMLDQVLEYFDINPDFDLNIMKNKQSLTGITNRVLEGLEEIFSKEKPDMVLVHGDTTTTFSGALAAFYQQIKVGHVEAGLRTHNKYFPFPEEMNRKLTASLADLHFAPTKNSKKNLIKEGVNEKDIYITGNTVIDAMHHTVKEDFKFSIDLLNNIDYINKKVILITAHRRENWGEGINNICEALNRIVKENEDVELIYLVHLNPIVRDVVYEKLGNNERIHLLNPLDTNETHNLMNKCFMVMTDSGGLQEEAPHLGKPVLVLRDVTERPEAVEYGTVKLVGTDVEKIVYEANKLIKNEDEYLKMSRATNPYGDGYASKRIADIIENYFNIRKLEIKEFLK; encoded by the coding sequence TTGGAAAAGAAAAAGATAATAACTATCTTTGGTACTAGACCAGAAGCAATAAAAATGGCTCCTCTAGTTAAGGAATTAGAGAAAAGAGAAGGAATAGTATCAAAAGTATGTGTAACTGCACAGCATAGAGAGATGTTAGATCAAGTACTAGAATATTTTGATATAAATCCTGATTTTGATTTAAATATAATGAAAAATAAGCAAAGTTTAACAGGTATAACAAATAGAGTATTAGAGGGATTAGAAGAAATTTTTTCAAAAGAAAAACCAGATATGGTATTAGTTCATGGAGATACAACGACAACTTTTTCTGGAGCTTTAGCAGCCTTTTATCAACAAATTAAGGTTGGTCATGTTGAGGCTGGACTTAGAACTCATAATAAGTATTTTCCATTTCCAGAAGAAATGAATAGAAAATTAACAGCTTCACTAGCAGATTTACATTTTGCTCCTACTAAAAATTCAAAGAAAAATCTCATAAAAGAAGGAGTAAATGAAAAAGATATATATATAACAGGTAATACTGTTATTGATGCTATGCATCATACAGTTAAAGAAGATTTTAAATTTAGTATTGATTTACTTAATAACATAGATTATATAAATAAAAAAGTTATTTTAATTACTGCCCACAGAAGAGAAAACTGGGGAGAAGGAATTAATAATATATGTGAAGCTTTAAATAGAATTGTAAAAGAAAATGAAGATGTAGAATTAATATATTTAGTTCATTTAAATCCTATTGTAAGAGATGTTGTTTATGAAAAATTAGGTAATAATGAAAGAATTCATTTATTAAACCCACTTGATACTAATGAAACTCATAATTTAATGAATAAATGCTTTATGGTAATGACAGATTCAGGTGGATTACAGGAAGAAGCACCACATTTAGGAAAGCCTGTATTAGTTTTAAGAGACGTTACAGAAAGACCAGAAGCTGTAGAATATGGAACAGTAAAACTTGTAGGAACAGATGTTGAAAAAATAGTTTATGAAGCTAATAAATTAATAAAAAATGAGGATGAATATTTAAAAATGAGCAGGGCAACTAATCCATATGGAGATGGTTATGCATCAAAAAGAATAGCAGATATAATAGAAAATTATTTTAATATAAGAAAATTAGAGATAAAAGAATTTTTAAAATAA
- the upp gene encoding uracil phosphoribosyltransferase, whose amino-acid sequence MSKVTEIKHPLISHKLAIIRSKDTGSKDFREIVEELSMLMAYEVTRNLSTEEVEIETPICKAKCRMLSGKKMAIVPILRAGLGMVDGMLRLIPAAKVGHIGLYRNEETLQPVEYFCKLPQDIAERDVIVVDPMLATGGSSADALTMLKKRGAKNLRLMCLVGAPEGIKYVQEQHPDVDIYLAEIDEKLNENGYIVPGLGDAGDRLFGTK is encoded by the coding sequence ATGAGTAAAGTAACAGAAATTAAACATCCATTAATATCACATAAGTTAGCAATAATAAGAAGTAAGGATACAGGTTCAAAGGATTTCAGAGAAATCGTTGAAGAATTATCAATGCTTATGGCATACGAGGTAACTAGAAATCTAAGTACAGAAGAAGTAGAAATTGAAACTCCAATTTGTAAAGCAAAATGTCGTATGTTATCAGGAAAGAAAATGGCTATAGTACCTATATTAAGAGCAGGATTAGGAATGGTAGATGGTATGTTAAGACTTATACCAGCAGCAAAGGTAGGTCATATAGGTTTATATAGAAATGAAGAAACTCTTCAACCAGTAGAATATTTCTGTAAATTACCTCAAGATATAGCAGAAAGAGATGTAATTGTAGTAGATCCAATGCTTGCAACAGGTGGTTCATCAGCAGATGCTTTAACGATGTTAAAGAAGAGAGGAGCTAAGAACCTTAGACTTATGTGCTTAGTTGGAGCTCCAGAAGGAATTAAATATGTTCAAGAACAACATCCAGATGTAGATATTTATCTAGCTGAAATAGATGAAAAATTAAATGAAAATGGATATATTGTACCAGGTTTAGGAGATGCCGGAGATAGATTGTTCGGAACTAAGTAG
- the rpiB gene encoding ribose 5-phosphate isomerase B yields MKIALGSDHGGFELKETIKKFLLTEGYEIKDFGSNSTESCDYPDYALPVAEAVAKKEFDFGILVCGTGIGISIAANKVPGIRAALCSDTFSAHATREHNDANILTLGQRVVGEGLALDIVKTFLNTEFQGDRHQKRIDKITEIEKKYSK; encoded by the coding sequence ATGAAAATAGCATTAGGTTCAGATCATGGTGGATTTGAATTAAAAGAAACTATAAAGAAGTTTTTGCTAACAGAAGGCTATGAAATAAAAGATTTTGGAAGCAATTCAACAGAATCTTGTGATTATCCAGATTATGCTCTTCCAGTAGCAGAAGCAGTTGCAAAAAAAGAATTCGATTTTGGAATTTTAGTATGTGGAACTGGAATAGGAATAAGTATTGCCGCCAATAAGGTTCCGGGTATTAGAGCTGCATTATGTTCAGATACATTTAGTGCTCATGCAACAAGAGAACATAATGATGCAAATATATTAACTTTAGGTCAAAGGGTTGTTGGAGAAGGATTAGCTTTAGATATAGTTAAAACTTTTTTAAATACAGAATTCCAAGGTGATAGACATCAAAAGAGAATTGACAAAATAACTGAAATCGAAAAGAAATATAGTAAATAA
- a CDS encoding L-threonylcarbamoyladenylate synthase, with product METRVAIIKDLNKDIEKIQEAAKIIHNGGIVTFPTETVYGLGANALDEEAVKKIFVAKGRPQDNPLIVHVANKDITPLVKEVPEVARKLINKFWPGPLTIILKKKDLIPNITSANLDTIGIRMPNNDVALKLIELSKKPIAAPSANISGRPSPTDIERCIEDLNGRVDYILGGSKSEVGVESTIVDCTVNPPVVLRPGGITLEMLKEIDPEIEIDKAIIGKPKEDLKPKAPGMKYRHYAPKAKIKIIKGNKEKTIEKIQEIVENYIDIKKEVVILTTDELKNKFNKGKVISLGSEKNLEEIARNLFESLRTCDDLGADLILCQSFEEKGVGVAVMNRLNKAAGFDIIEV from the coding sequence TTGGAAACAAGGGTAGCTATTATTAAAGATTTAAATAAAGATATTGAAAAAATACAGGAAGCTGCAAAAATAATACATAATGGTGGAATTGTTACATTTCCTACAGAAACAGTTTATGGATTAGGGGCAAATGCTTTAGATGAAGAAGCAGTAAAAAAAATATTTGTGGCAAAAGGAAGACCACAAGATAATCCCCTTATAGTTCATGTTGCTAATAAAGATATAACTCCTTTAGTTAAGGAGGTTCCAGAAGTTGCAAGAAAACTTATAAATAAGTTTTGGCCAGGACCATTAACAATAATATTGAAAAAGAAGGATCTTATTCCTAATATAACTAGTGCCAATCTTGATACTATAGGAATAAGGATGCCTAATAACGATGTTGCTTTAAAATTAATTGAATTATCAAAAAAGCCAATAGCAGCTCCTTCAGCAAATATATCTGGAAGGCCAAGTCCAACTGATATAGAAAGATGTATTGAAGATTTAAATGGAAGAGTAGATTATATACTAGGTGGTAGTAAAAGTGAAGTGGGGGTAGAATCAACAATTGTTGATTGTACTGTAAATCCACCAGTTGTTTTAAGACCTGGTGGTATAACATTAGAAATGTTAAAAGAAATAGATCCTGAAATAGAGATAGATAAAGCAATTATTGGGAAACCAAAGGAAGATTTAAAGCCTAAGGCACCTGGAATGAAATATAGACATTATGCTCCTAAAGCAAAAATAAAAATAATTAAAGGAAATAAAGAAAAAACTATTGAAAAAATTCAAGAAATAGTGGAGAATTATATAGATATAAAAAAAGAGGTAGTAATTTTAACTACAGATGAATTAAAAAATAAATTTAATAAAGGTAAAGTAATTTCCTTAGGAAGTGAAAAAAATCTTGAAGAAATAGCTAGAAATCTTTTTGAATCATTAAGAACTTGTGATGATTTAGGTGCAGATTTAATCCTTTGTCAATCCTTTGAAGAAAAGGGTGTAGGAGTGGCTGTAATGAATAGATTAAATAAAGCAGCAGGGTTTGACATAATAGAAGTTTAG
- the prfA gene encoding peptide chain release factor 1 — MLLDKLAFTENKYEELSAKISDPTIMANQSEWRKLCKEHADLEILVNAYREYKNVVEELDANKEMLAEESDKDMKEMISEEISSLTERKEELEKEIQILLLPKDPNDDKNVFVEIRGGAGGEEAALFAANLFRMYTRYAEKQRWTVEVMNVNETDIGGFKEVVFMVKGQGAYSKLKYESGVHRVQRVPDTESSGRIHTSTATVAVLPEVDDVEIEINEKDIRIDVFRASGNGGQCVNTTDSAVRITHFPSGIVVSCQDEKSQLKNKEKAMKVLRARLYEAAEAERNAGIAEERKSQVGSGDRSERIRTYNYPQGRVTDHRIGLTLYKLDAFLDGDIDEVINALITADQAEKMKLMGNTDSI; from the coding sequence ATGTTATTAGATAAATTGGCTTTTACGGAAAATAAATATGAAGAATTATCAGCTAAAATATCAGATCCTACAATTATGGCTAATCAAAGTGAATGGAGAAAGCTTTGTAAGGAACATGCTGATTTAGAGATTTTAGTTAATGCTTATAGAGAATATAAAAATGTAGTAGAAGAGTTAGATGCTAATAAAGAAATGTTAGCTGAAGAAAGTGATAAAGATATGAAGGAGATGATTTCAGAAGAAATATCATCTCTAACAGAAAGAAAAGAAGAACTAGAAAAGGAAATTCAAATTCTTCTATTACCTAAAGACCCTAATGATGATAAAAACGTATTTGTTGAAATTAGAGGGGGAGCTGGTGGAGAAGAAGCCGCATTATTTGCTGCTAATCTTTTCAGAATGTATACAAGATATGCAGAAAAGCAAAGATGGACTGTTGAAGTTATGAATGTTAATGAAACTGATATTGGAGGCTTCAAGGAAGTAGTATTTATGGTTAAAGGTCAAGGGGCCTATTCTAAACTAAAATATGAAAGTGGAGTTCATAGAGTGCAAAGAGTACCAGATACAGAATCAAGCGGAAGAATTCATACATCAACAGCAACAGTTGCAGTTCTTCCTGAAGTTGATGATGTAGAAATTGAAATTAATGAAAAAGACATAAGAATTGATGTGTTTAGAGCTTCAGGTAATGGTGGACAATGCGTAAATACTACAGATTCTGCTGTAAGAATTACTCACTTCCCATCAGGAATAGTAGTTTCATGCCAAGATGAAAAATCACAATTAAAAAATAAAGAAAAGGCTATGAAGGTATTAAGAGCTAGACTATATGAAGCAGCTGAAGCAGAGAGAAATGCAGGAATTGCAGAAGAAAGAAAGAGTCAAGTTGGATCAGGAGATAGAAGTGAAAGAATTAGAACTTATAATTATCCTCAAGGCAGAGTAACTGATCATAGAATAGGATTAACTCTTTATAAATTAGATGCATTCTTAGATGGAGATATTGATGAAGTAATAAATGCATTAATAACAGCAGATCAAGCAGAAAAAATGAAATTAATGGGGAATACCGATTCTATATAA